Proteins encoded within one genomic window of Arachis ipaensis cultivar K30076 chromosome B08, Araip1.1, whole genome shotgun sequence:
- the LOC107611965 gene encoding aspartic proteinase CDR1, which yields MMNKVVILLVTVLWALSFLTSADEAKPFNNGFTIDLIHRDSPLSPLYNPSLTPSEIITNAAKRSVSRTSRFFFPDKAEEEEEESVLIPDRGDYLMKILIGTPPMESLAVADTGSDLVWIQCLPCEQCYSQNAPIFDPKNSSTFETLTCDSESCRSLSRYGCGSSGECRYLFHLRILHNLCPYGDRSYTVGELVSDTISFSTSNGGKSMIKYPKTTLGCGHDNDGNFRSTSTGLVGLGGGPLSLVTQLGDAIGHKFSYCLLPFSANSTSKLKFGSESSTVSRNGVVSTPLISKSPSTYYYLTLEGISIGEKKLQTEQSANNIVIDSGTTLTMLQSDFYDGFESAVKDAVDNSHEPVQDPPEPLRLCYRDISVEDLPDLTFHFSGADVHLQKMNTILKVDNLICLSIVPSERFSIFGNIAQVNFNVGYDLQEKMVSFYPADCTMDQ from the exons ATGATGAACAAGGTTGTGATACTCTTGGTCACGGTACTGTGGGCCCTCTCATTTCTAACTTCAGCTGATGAAGCTAAACCATTTAACAATGGTTTCACCATTGATCTTATCCACCGTGACTCACCATTATCACCCCTCTACAACCCTTCACTGACTCCATCCGAAATCATTACGAACGCCGCGAAGCGCTCCGTTTCTCGAACCAGCCGCTTCTTCTTCCCGGACAAAgccgaggaagaggaggaggagagcgTGTTGATTCCAGACAGAGGAGACTACCTCATGAAGATCTTGATTGGTACCCCTCCGATGGAGTCACTCGCTGTTGCGGACACAGGGAGTGATCTTGTTTGGATACAATGCTTGCCTTGTGAGCAGTGTTACTCACAAAACGCTCCAATCTTTGATCCCAAAAATTCTTCTACTTTTGAGACACTAACTTGTGATTCTGAGTCTTGTAGATCGTTATCTAGATATGGTTGTGGAAGTTCAGGAGAATGCAGGTACCTCTTTCATTTACGGATACTCCACAATTTGTGTC CATATGGAGACAGATCTTACACCGTAGGAGAATTGGTCAGTGACACCATTAGTTTTAGTACTTCAAATGGTGGAAAATCAATGATAAAATACCCTAAAACTACATTGGGTTGTGGCCATGACAACGATGGGAATTTTAGAAGCACAAGCACAGGACTAGTTGGTCTTGGTGGTGGACCTTTGTCATTGGTTACACAACTGGGTGATGCAATTGGTCACAAATTCTCATATTGTTTGCTACCCTTTTCAGCAAACTCTACAAGTAAACTCAAATTTGGAAGTGAATCATCAACGGTTTCTCGTAATGGAGTTGTTTCTACCCCTTTGATATCTAAATCTCCATCCACTTATTACTACCTTACTCTGGAAGGCATCTCCATAG GTGAGAAGAAACTACAAACAGAACAAAGTGCAAACAACATTGTAATCGATTCCGGGACTACATTGACTATGCTTCAATCGGATTTCTACGACGGTTTTGAATCCGCGGTTAAGGACGCCGTTGATAACAGTCATGAACCGGTACAGGATCCACCTGAACCATTAAGGTTGTGTTATAGGGATATCTCAGTTGAGGACCTCCCTGATTTGACATTCCATTTTTCTGGTGCTGACGTTCATTTGCAGAAAATGAACACAATTCTGAAGGTGGACAACCTTATTTGCTTGTCTATAGTCCCTAGTGAGAGGTTCTCTATCTTTGGCAACATAGCACAAGTTAATTTTAACGTAGGGTATGACCTTCAAGAAAAAATGGTTTCTTTTTATCCTGCAGATTGTACAATGGATCAGTAG